The Anabas testudineus chromosome 1, fAnaTes1.2, whole genome shotgun sequence genomic sequence TTCCATAATCCAATCAGGAGTAAAATCCcattttcttatttacacaTTCTGCAGAATAGAATTTTTTTAGAGTTAATTTCATTTGGAGTAATGTTTCTAACCACCAAAAGAATGCAAGAGCAATATTCAGTCCCTTTAAGCTCTTCTTCAGTCTGTACCAAGCAAATATCTGGCAATTTAACTGTTAAATGCTCAACTGTGACCAGCAGCTAGACACTACCTGGATCTGTTTGATTCTGAACTggtactgtactgtgttttttgGGAGTAGTCAGCATAAACCAGAACAGTAAAGTTGTGCGCTGGACAGCTAAACAATGAGCTCAAACTCTTAAAACTCTAGAGGTTTTTTCACTATAAGCACAAACTCACAGCAGGATATGTGAGTGCGAAGGCCAGCCATCCTCCCAGCAGCAGCGTCAGAACAGCCAGAGTCAGACGGTCTCGAGTAATATAGACGGGTAGCACAGGAACTGGACTCTCAGCCTGTCCTGATAATCTTCCATCATCCCCTCCTCTGTTTGCATTACTGTCTCTATGGCTCCCAGCAACAGTCTGGAACTGAAGGACACAAGAACATAACAAGGAGAAGAAGCAATGGAAATATAATGAGGATTCAGTTGGTTGTCTTCCTTGTTTAGTGTAAAGCAGTTTGTGATCGCAGTGGTTGTTAAAGGAACATTTAGTAGCTAACTACCTTAACTATGTGGTTAAAATAGTCTAACATAATAAGCAGCAACAGCCTGACAGGAGATAATCATTGTCTCTCATGTGCAGACTGCAGTTGGGGCTGTGACTCACATATCGCTCGTAGTAGTAGGAGGctggagaggcagaggaggcaTGAGGTCGAGGAGGGATAACCGCCTCACCAGAACGCTGCAGGGTGACGGGAAAATCCCTCAACATGGTGGTGTGAGCTACTGGGGGGAGCTCATGGTGACCTGAAGATATAATGCATTTAGAGCTGTTTGAGTGTCGGGGTCATTAAATccaatatttcagttttagttgaACTACTCcagagtttttgttttaaaaacaacagcatgacaatgaaaatgtttgggTTTATAAGACTATAAGAATTGCAATCTATATCATTAAGTCATAAAGTTACAGCTTTATAGCTGGCCTGAACATCTGCCACCTCACCTTGCAAGTCAACAGAGTATGGACACTATCAGACCATTAAAAGTTGCAGTGCAATTGCACCTACAACTGTTCAGAGGAGAGGATGTTTAagttctgtaaaaaaaacatcttacatATTTTCTACATCTCTCCTTGTATAAATTTTTCCTGCAAGTGCTGTTGAAGGAAtatgctgtgtatgtgtttacCTATTAGCAACCAGTGGTTTTTCCGGCTGTCTGTGGTGCCTGGTGGATAGCGCACGTCAGTGGACGGCGTGATCTCACACTCGCCCCGCTCTCTGACTGTCACTCCAGCTGTCAGAGGTCCTTCGATTCGTGCTAGAGTCAGACCCCGAGGCTGCCAGGGCACAAAGCAGTCACAATCATGAGCTACTTACTTTCTGATTCACCAGAAATAACCGTTAGGGAGTATTAATACAGATGTTAAaggaaaacgtgtgtgtgatgCTGATATATGATAAAACATGGATTGGGAATTTGAACTCACCACTAATGACACTCCATGGTGGACAAGAGATGTAGAGGCATAGAGATGGGAGTCCAGCTTCCCAACATAGAGAGTGggtctgaaaaaaacaaaaaaaagtagttCTTTCCTCAGTTGATATCATAGGTAATGGACAGATCGGCCTGGAGACAAGAACAGTTATTTATCTTAAGTGTATATTTACAGGTACATTACGATATCATTACCACACCTAGAGATaagcagaagaaaacaagtGATGTCAGAGTATTACTAAACGTGATGTTATGACAGCTTATCTTGTtgcctgtgtttattttcagcagcacGTGCATAGTTTTGCACTTGAACATAAACAGGCCTGTAGTGTGTTAATAATTATGTACACTTTTGTCTGAGAGCATCTAAGTTACAACTGTGATAAATTATATTACAGATCTGTCACTGCTGGACAATTTATCTCTTACACAAGTTGTGTTTGTGCGCTGGCTTGCTCCTTCACAAACTGATAACTCCACTTCAGTGTGGAGTGTGCGTTTGCCTGGTTGTTGGCAGAGGAGAAGGTGAGGAAGCGCAGCGTTTCCATGGCGAGGGACAGGTGAGGGGCGTGTCTCAGTGTGTCACCGGAGTACAGGTAGACCCCTACGACAGGTGATCCGTAGTTCTGACTCCACAAGACGTCACCtaagaagacagaaaagcagTTTTAAAAGATCACAGAGATGGAATAAAGATAGATTcaaccctcacacacactaaaacaacaCACCTCACCCCCCTACCTGACTCTCTGTCAACTGTCACAACTAGGCCATCACCACTTGACACAAGATGAGCCATTTCTGGAAGGAAAAGCAGGTAAGACAGGTTAGTATTGGATAAAGGTGGAATGTAAATGTCTTCCTCTTTCAGATTTCAAATCTGAAAGAGGAAGACGgatgtataaaaaataatatgagTGTGTAACGTTTGGTCACCATCACTTGACTTTATGGACGATAACTACAAGACCTGGCGTACCGTTTCTAATACTCTAAGGGTTctattcatatttacatttaactaaTTCAGCAAATGAACGTCATGTTAGTCTGTCTAGGTGAATGTGAGTGCAGGAACGTACTGTAGTCTTGTTTCTCATCATATGCGGGAGCAGAGTAATCATTGTATGTAGCGTTCCATCGCAACTCCTGTGTCTTGGTGTCAAATATGGTTACCACatattctgaaaaacaaatggtgggatgaagatgaaagatgaaaaacaataCCTCAGatcacacgtgtgtgtgtgtgtgtgtgtgtgtgtgtgtgtgtgtgtgtgtgtgtgtgtgtgtgtgtgtgtgtgtgtgtgtgtgggacaaACCAGTGCGCCCAATGTAGAGCAGAGGGCTGTTGGGACAGATGGAttcagaggaggaggtggttaAACTGGTTTGCTTTTCCCCAGTCTCAGGATCCACCACAAACCACACATCTTGCTTTTTTCCTGCACGTTCACACATAcattgaaacacaaacaaaaaaaaactattaacaaaatatttaaactatCTTGTTTGTCTATCTTCACCTCTGACACTTGTCTGCCCCACATACAGTTTATAACTACTCCCAGATCACAAATCCCTCTGTCTCACCTGTGTAGAGTATACCGTCAGAGCTCCTGCAGGGAGCTGACTGGACCAGCTCTGGGATGGTAAACGGCAGTTTCTGCAGGTACACCAACACAAAGGGGTcataaagtgaaaacaaacacacatactgacacAAATAAGCACACCCAGCATTCCTCACCATCAGACCTTCCTTGTGTTTTCCACCCAGGACGTATAAACTGCCATCATTGGGATCTGGAAGAAATCCTGGCCTAGAAAACAAGACATACATACATCAGTACAAttgatgtatgtatgtttttcaATACTACTGGTCAAACTGTGCAATACAATTTCAGTAGTGTCTGTATTTCACTTTTagatttttactattttttattgtatcaaGTGATTGCACATCTAGTATACAGTAGCTTGTATAGATTCTAATATAGTTTGCAACTGCACCATCGAGTTTGATATAATCCTAATAGAACAAACTATGATTTAAATCAGGAACAATTTGATCcaagaaaacataaacatgacTCTAAAGCTGACTTGATGCCAACATTTGCTATGGCACTGATCTGTACTAAAAATGTAGAGGTAGTTAAATAATCAcctgtatgtttgtatgtatgagTGGAAATTAGCGTGTTACTCACTCTGTGAGGTAGACAGGCAATTGAATAACGGGGTCTGAAAGAATTCAAAGAACTATTTATTAGATAGAGATATTTAAACcatatttattaatatgaataaatgcagtttttgaAAATGAAGATTCAAAATTAGTATTGACATTTAAGTGTATAAACCTTCTCTTAGGGTCCACTTGATGTCTCCTGACTGTTTGGACACAGCATGCAGACTACCGTCAAGAGTAGAGACAAACAGGAGGGACTCTGGAAGGGTGACTGATCTCACCCCTCCAACCTGATGTGccaccacagagagagagagaaacttgaAGGCAGCTGTCTGGCAAACAGTCCAGTTACCGTGTCATGTATCATGTAAGATTTCAGCATTGCTTAAcaccagtgtgtgtgaatgtctgtgtgtgtgtgtgtgtgtgtgtgtgtgtgtgtgtgtgtgtgtgtgtgtgtgtgtgtgtgtgtgtgtgtgtgtgtgtgtcagtgggtgTGTCAGGTCTGGCGGAGGCTGATAGTCAAGTCCAACAGTAACTTTCTGCTCAAATAATTAAACTGTGTTGATCATTCAGAGGGATATCCTGGTCCTTATCCTTACACCCATTCACAACACTACACTCCACATTGAAaggttgtgtgagtgtgtgtttgttcaccaCTCCTATGTTTGCCCATCAAGGGGTGGCAGTCGGTAACACAGAGCAGAACATCACTGAAAGACCTATGgtcatttagtgttttaaagCAAGGTAACAATAGAGTGTTACCTTACCTTAAAAAGTAcctttttaattatgtttatgttttttgtcactttgtggtTATATTTTGGTCTCTGtgctccttttgttttgtcttgtgtctccttttagttgttttgtgtgtctctgtagtACATTTGTTTCCCTTTATCTTAATCGTTTGCCTATTCTAAAGCTGTTTTGTGATCACTTTATGTTTCCTTTTGGTCGTTTATCAGAATTTTTTAGTGtatattttgtgtctctttggggcgtttttctgtctctttatggatgttttgtgtttctttttggtCGGCTTTACGTCTCTTACTTATAGAACGTGTCTCTTCATTGCCATTGTTATTTACATGAACATATTTAAACACGTTTTGTTGTCTACTTCTGATCAGGATGTGTTCACTTGTGGTTAGCTGTTCGTAGTTGTCCTGTCTTGTAGTAGTTTTGTGTCTCGTTTTGATCATTCTCTGTCTCTTGGTGGCTGCTTTGCCTCTCTTTGTGATCATTTAGTGTGTTTTACCTAAGCTGTATACCTGCattaaacaagaaatattaacagCCACTTCATACAGCTACTGATCCAGGGACCTCCTGACCTCTCAGGTCCCTGGGTGCcctgcacacataaacacaggcGGTATTAACTTTCTTCTGCCAACCTGGATCAGTGAGACAGCTAAACACTTTATACGTCCTATCATATCATTGCAACTTTACTCGGGCCTGAAATAGACACAGAAGCGCAGCGGGGTGCCAGTTGCTGTCTAAATAAGTtcccaacacacaaacagtaacaacagagacggaaacagaaacacaacaaactttACCTGTAAGAGTTTTCCTTCCCAGGACAGCAGGAGGATCCACATTAGCAGTCGTGCCAGAGTCCCCACGGCCCCCAGAGCGGTGTCTTTCATGGCTCTGAACCAACTGGACTGAAGCTATTGAACCAACAACAGAGGTCgaactctctctctgtttccagcGCTGGCGTCCATCTGTCAGAAAGTTACCGCCGACCGTGTAACATCGCACAAAGCCGAGCGGGCAGTTcccaaagcagctgaaaacacCAAGCTAACAGTGTGTACCGTGGTGTCCGTGCGTtaacaccacaacaacaacagcagcagcagcagcaacacgaCCGCTCCGGCCGTTACTCCACATTTCCGTGTTGGGACGGAACCCGTGACGTCACCGGCGAACTGTCAACGGCGGAGTGGGCGGCGCCCCGCCGCGCTGATGACAGCCCGGTCGGCCAATGAACGGAGAGAAGCGGCGCACGGGGGGGAGGGGGGCGGGGCCGTGGAAAGCCCTGGAACACGTGGAGAGCGACAGCAGGACAGCTGTGAGCGCAACAAGGGGAAGGTTCTGTGCAACAGAAGGCGGTGGAGGGGggcttacacacaaacacactcccaTCAGGGGTGTGGAAAGTTGGGAAGTACTGTTATACGACGCTCCCTACATGTCCTACTGCAGCTTTGTTCTGTTGCTTTAACGTTAAAGCTGTTCTAGCGCACTACTTATTACAAAAGAGTAATAGAAGAGCAGAATAGGATCAGCTGCCTTGGCCAAGGTGGCCCAAAgatcacagcacagcacaagATGAACACTTTACGTTATAGTTACAGATGATATGAAGATATtatggagaaaataaaacacaaggtGCAGGTTTGTGTAGCTGTCAACCGAAATTCAAGTTGAGTCaacagaagatgtttttttgcttttgtttttttaactgtacaAATATTTGGCTTTGGAGGAGGatcttatttaatttaaagtatttttactcTGCAACTTTTTGTTTGGCACAGAGTCTCTATTctaagttattattattaataataatactactaataataataataataatgacatgctctattgatccccttggggaaattgttatTTGAACAGCTTCAATAGATGGCAGCACTTCTGTGGGGTGTCTcttccaaggacacctcgacatataACCAGGAGGAACCACAAATTGAGCCACTAACCATTGGGTGTATACACGATTGTGCCACCAGCTGAGCTAACTGCTGCCCCCCGTTGGAAAATAACCagaaatattagaaaaacaaacaaattctgTCATTGTGTATGGTTTCTATATGGTTTCAGACTTTTGGACCCAGGCTTTTGCCTAAAATAGATTGCAAAAAACTACAATATTAAAAGTAGTAGTGTAAAAAGTACTGTATTGTCCTCTGGAGTGATGTATTTCCCTTTGAAAAGTTGTGTATTAGCCTcaatataaataacatataCAACTTATGTATTAAATCAAAATTTGAAATAAGAACTGCAACAGATTACTTTTCAGGGGCattgctacttttactttttcttttacaaactgcctgtcacacaaacacactcacacactaaaaatagaaaatgaaagtcgaacatacaaaaacattttactcGTCTGCAACATGTTTCCCTTCAGAAAAGTCAGTTAGCCCCAGTCCTTTCCCTGTATCTTACCAAAATACTATTCACAAATACGATTCAAAGTGCCTTTACATGGGAGAACAGACATAGCTTGTTATCGGTTGTGCTTCAGATATGAAATTATGTCAGCAAATTAGGCCAGCAGGCACTTTGTCATTTGAGGtatgcacaaaacaaatgaaaccaaCAGTATCATTGACTGGTCTTTAAAGGCACGTGCTGGCTGTGTACAGGTAGGTGAGCTGTGGGCTCTACACACAGTGCAGCGCCCAGGCCTTTGGCTCTCTGGATTACTCATGTAGCACACTGTCTGGTTTGGGATAACCGAACATCTTAAAGTCTGGTTcgtacagtttgtacagttctCTCCTCATTGTTAAGGGTATCTGAGCAAACCAGTCTCTTTCCCAGCTGGTTGCAGTGCGGTTTCGGGACCCTGAAGGGAAGCGTACCAGGTGTTCCACCCGCAGAAGTTTTAGCAGTTGCTCCGCATCAGTTTCCAGGGTCTCTAGTCGCCCAATGAAGTCATACTTGATCTGACAGGGATGGCACAGGCGgtacacctgaaacacacagatcaTTACATAAATCACATGACTTCACTCTTGCTGGGTGTTTATTATTCCAAATCTTCCCGCCTCAAACTGCACCAGtgtgatagatagatagaatacCTGTCTCCAGTGCTCGTTGAAGACACTCTCCCGCTCAGTCTCTGGATCCAGCAGGTACGTGATAAACTGCTGAAACGTTGGTTTGATCCCTGCTGCAAACGCTTCAGCCGCTGTCCCAGGCAAACTCTCTGATACATTTCCATAACGATGCAGCATAACTGAGCCAAACTGCTTGTAGAAGTCCTCGTTAGgccttaaaacacacacattttgattATTCAATGAGcataaataatcataataatgtgGTTTAATCTCTTCCTCactcaaaaatgtgttttgcttctATTTGTTTTCTAGTCAGAGTGATGTTTGAGTTTGACACCATTAGAAAAGATAATCTGAGCTCACCTTAAAACTTGAAGACTGCATATTGTACAAGTAAGATATTAAACACTGCAAACAGTTTGGAGGCTAATCACAGTCTAATAAGCAACGTAGGTAAGTGCACAGTGAGAACTGGTGTCATGTTGCAACATCTGGTTCAACTTGGAAAATTAACAATATTTACATATCCAGAAATTGTAAATGAGAAGATGAAATgtagatttttattattcacaCTGAGTAATTGAAATGTCTTAATGTGTGACTGGAGGTGAACCATGCCTCCCCCCCCTTTTAGACGAGTGTACATGCACcaactctctctttctctccaccaTTGGTTCAAACACACCTTCCAAACTTGTTCCTAAAGGCAGAGATGAGACGCACGAAAGGATCTCGCACAAACAGAAACTTGGTGTAGTGCTGGAGCTTGAGTGCCATCAGGTGGCGGGACAGAGAACCATAATTACGCCAAAACCTggtaaaaagaaacacacagaaaaaaacagatatcaTGAGAGATCTTCTATTCTGTCCCTGCCTTCCCTCTTAAGTTGTTTAAAGTCTTGTTTGGTGATATCTCTTGATGACTTTAAGACATAACATCAGCATTACAGGAGAAAACAATGTGCCTTGTACTGTGGTGCAGGCAGACAAGCACCTTCTCAGATACTAAATACAGAAAGCTCCCAGGGGGTGGAGAAaggtctgtctgtgctgcagctccaaGCCCCGCCTGACGTTTCCACTCTCCTGTTCCAAGTGTCAACTCAGTAAATAGCGACTTCAGCTTGTGGATAGTTTGTCAAACACAGTTTCAGTCTATCTGAGGTGTGAATAGTGTAAGAGAAGTGGAGACAGACATGAGGAacggctgcagagaaaaacataagTAATTTacaaaattagttttaaattaaGAAACTATTAATGTGACTTTTTCACAATTTATAGAAATAGATGTTTAGATGTTAAAACAGCAGGAgagcaaatataaatatatccAGACTGTGTTATTATTGCAGAGCATTgaagctgcttctgctgctgcctgaCATCCTGATTTATTAGCTGATTTTcctttggggtttttttttttgtgtgtgtatttggttGTCCAGTCTTCCtatttagacacatttttagTCTCCTGGTTTTCCATGTTGACTTTCTGGAGAGACTAAATTCATTGTTCAGCAGAACTAAAGTCACTTTTGCTTAAAAAATTAGTAGATGAAGTCTCCAATAAATGAAAAGCTCATGTAGTTATGTCATGCCTAATGCTGAATGTACTTTAGGATTTGTCATGGTTGTTAACAGGCTTCATCATATTTGGTCCAGTGTTGATGAAGTCTGAAGGATAAAATACTTCCCTTTTTCCTCTGAGCCTGCTGCTCAGTAATTTACCAGCTAATGAGCTCATTTTTCATCATGAACTGAactttaccgaccacatctccgCTGTCTCcagggcatgcagatttgcccttttcaacatcagaaagatcagacgCTACCTTTCGTACTGTGctacacaactcattgtgcaggctctggtcatatcttggcttgactactgcagtgtcttactgacggggTTACCAGCTGCATCAAAGCCCTCCAGATGAGACAAAATGCAGCACacattacaccacttttcaggTCTCTACACACTCAAAGCCCTGACCGTTATCTACAGAGTGGTCAAATCAACAGCACCGGCTTAGttgaactccctcatcctggtttACAATCCCTCTCGCTCACTTTACACTGCAAGCGGAtaacgtcttgtggtcccctcacctcacctcaaaagatcccaggccaaacttttcagctctgtggttccacgacAGCGGAATGACCTGCCCACCTCAGCTGCCTCACTATTAACTTTCAAAactttgctgaaaacagaaaatctacAGATCATTAAAAATAGTAAAGTAATGTGTGATAAATATTAACATCCTCCTGATTCTGCCCCTGTTGTGTGTATCTTATATTAAACGGCTTCAGATcttcaaacaaattaaacatcATCAAACTAAGCTTTAAATTATGATTGTATTAGTTGAAGTAAACATGTGATGTAATATCAAGTAggcctgtgaaaaaaaaattattcgCCCCATTAATTACTACATCCATAAACCAACCATACTAAACTGCATTTATCAGTCTGGGAAGGTTACACAGCTATTTTTAAGGCTCTTGTACTCcagaagcacagaaacactATGTACTAAATAGAGAAGACTTGGGACAGTAGTGAACTTTCCCAGAAATGTCTGACCTCCCAAAATTAGTTCAAGAGCACAGCAGCGACTCATCCAGGAAGTCACGAAAGATCCAAGGAAAACATCTAAAGAACTGCAGATGTCTCTCACATACAAAATAAGAAGAAATCAGAAGATAGTGCTGCATAACTCTCTGAATACAACGTGTACTTTTACTGTTGAGGAGATTTTAGTTATACCTACACTTCTAAATGGAGGATTTTTACTGCTGATGCAATATTTTTAGACTGTGCTACTGCTTACTTGGCAAAAGTGAGGTGAAGAGAGGAGTTGTGTACGAGATCGGGTGGTACAGCTTCTGGGTCAATGTAGGGTTTTCCTGAGGAGGGCGAGATCAGAGACTGAGACAGAACCACCATGACTCTCTTCCAGTTGGTGCACGCAACCTGAGAGGAGAGCAGCaaagggaagaaaggaggacagaggaggaagaaagaaaaacaagagcatgTACAGAGTGTTGTGTGAATTTAAGATGTGCTTCTCCTCTTACTCTCTTACTGTTTTTCTAGCAGTTCCTCCACAGCACAGTTAACTTTAACTCACCACCCACACGTTcatacaagtacacacacaaatacaaaagacGCCCGTACCTTGGGAACGTAGCAGTATATAATCCGGTGTTTATCGTCCACTATCAGGTGGTCCAGCTCCCTGTTGGGGACCTGCTCAAATGCACGAGTCCTTCCAGGAAATTCCACACCGTCCTGCCCTGAACACACACCCATAATCCTCTGCTTCCTCGCCTCCTGTTCCCTGTCATCAGCTGAACTCGTctgctcctcatcctccctcgTTTTCCCgttcctctctcccttctcGTCTATAAGTTCTTCAGCTGTCTCTCGTGACTTCTCAGAGATGAGTTTTGTAGTCAAAGCCGCATTGGGAGGATTAGAAATGAAAGAACCAGCCTGGACTGTGCTGGTGGTGGGAAAAAGCGAAGGCCTCGCAGTCGAATGACTGAATGAAGAGTGAAGTGACTCGTGTTTGGGGTCTTGTAGAGGATAAAGGTTGAAGCCTCCGACGTCGTCCCAGTAGACGATGATCAGCAGAATCATAAacaaagagcccagaacaaaTGCCACTCGTAGACCACGCCATATTCCCATGGTTATGGCCAATCCAGAGCCGTGATTGgtgaaaaaagaggaagaggttatCTCAGTTCCATGGTGGCCATCTATCACGGAAGGACACGTTTCCTGTTTGTCGGCTGCAACttaaagaaacaggaaatgttacCTCAAAGCTCGGTTCCTCCTTTTTGAGAATAAGTGTAAATGATGAACAAGTACAGGTTGTAGCAAAGAAAGCACTGGATATAAGAAGTCTGAcaccatgtttttatttttattctaataagataaaacaggaagtggatccATTAATACCGGAGTGTCAGGTACATTCACCCAACACTGTACTTGTGCTATGAAGCTGCTTCTGCTCAGCTACATTccagataaatattaaaatataaatacttaaTATAAAACTTCATGATCCAATGCATTTATTCACAGctacagttatttttattttgaaacttaTATATAATCTACATATAAAACATGTGATGAGGTTAAAATTTGATTATAAAATTCAATGTTTAACACATTCTTTCTCTGTTTAGTGTcaattatactgtattttgtattattaattaaattaggAAAAGTAAGTTTAGTAATTAATTTGATGCAgtaaaagaacaatattttcCTCTTAAATGTCGTATATTAGTGTGTAGCATCAGTGtaaagtagcagaaaatgaaaacactcaACAAAAAGATTTATAatcaatgattaatg encodes the following:
- the LOC113162563 gene encoding carbohydrate sulfotransferase 12, which gives rise to MGIWRGLRVAFVLGSLFMILLIIVYWDDVGGFNLYPLQDPKHESLHSSFSHSTARPSLFPTTSTVQAGSFISNPPNAALTTKLISEKSRETAEELIDEKGERNGKTREDEEQTSSADDREQEARKQRIMGVCSGQDGVEFPGRTRAFEQVPNRELDHLIVDDKHRIIYCYVPKVACTNWKRVMVVLSQSLISPSSGKPYIDPEAVPPDLVHNSSLHLTFAKFWRNYGSLSRHLMALKLQHYTKFLFVRDPFVRLISAFRNKFGRPNEDFYKQFGSVMLHRYGNVSESLPGTAAEAFAAGIKPTFQQFITYLLDPETERESVFNEHWRQVYRLCHPCQIKYDFIGRLETLETDAEQLLKLLRVEHLVRFPSGSRNRTATSWERDWFAQIPLTMRRELYKLYEPDFKMFGYPKPDSVLHE